One genomic window of Quercus lobata isolate SW786 chromosome 9, ValleyOak3.0 Primary Assembly, whole genome shotgun sequence includes the following:
- the LOC115961903 gene encoding auxin-induced in root cultures protein 12-like: MARLCFTLVILALALLVSQSNQSLTCTSQRFTNKNVYTNCTDLSYLNAYLHWTYNTTNSTLSIAFTAPPSKPEGWVSWSINPVKPSMISAQALLAFKHEDNITISTYNVTSYADATKWGTKLSYEVWDLSAEESNGNITIFGKWKLPEKTKMVNQIWQVGPGITDKGLPLPHDKNLDNLNARGILQLLGTQSGASPTPSPSPAGLVPGAPAPAGKKKSASTRIGGRISVGFYMGLVVILGSLIVLEI, from the exons ATGGCAAGGCTTTGTTTTACATTGGTGATCTTAGCATTGGCTTTACTGGTTTCACAAAGTAATCAGTCACTAACCTGCACATCACAAAGATTCACAAACAAGAATGTGTACACAAACTGCACTGATCTTTCATACCTAAATGCCTACCTTCACTGGACATACAACACTACCAATTCCACATTGTCCATTGCTTTCACAGCCCCACCATCAAAGCCAGAGGGTTGGGTTTCATGGTCCATAAATCCAGTAAAGCCCTCCATGATTTCAGCCCAGGCCTTATTAGCCTTCAAACACGAAGACAACATAACCATCAGCACCTACAACGTAACTTCTTATGCCGACGCAACTAAGTGGGGGACCAAGCTGTCATACGAGGTTTGGGACTTAAGCGCCGAGGAAAGCAATGGAAACATCACAATCTTCGGGAAATGGAAGCTCCCAGAGAAGACTAAGATG GTGAACCAAATTTGGCAAGTTGGTCCAGGCATAACCGATAAAGGATTGCCGCTTCCCCACGACAAGAATCTAGATAATTTGAATGCCAGAGGGATTCTTCAGTTGTTGGGGACACAGAGTGGTGCTAGTCCtactccttctccttctcctgcTGGTCTTGTGCCTGGTGCTCCTGCACCAGCTGGTAAAAAGAAAAGTGCGAGCACAAGAATTGGAGGGAGAATCAGTGTTGGTTTTTACATGGGGTTGGTTGTGATTCTTGGGAGTTTGATTGTTTTggagatttga
- the LOC115960308 gene encoding auxin-induced in root cultures protein 12-like, which translates to MATIAKSGIWVLVVVVGLIVSPSESLTCSSQKFTNKSFDSCSDLPKLGAYLHWTYNASNSTLSMAFLAKPPQADGWVAWAINPTSTKMAGSQALLAYKSNGATPTVKEYNITSYNFASSGTKLTYEVSDVSAEETGGTITIFAKWKLPEKIEKINQVWQVGPVSQGLPGIHATKGDNILSFEALKLAGSGGSNSPTASPAPGPGSSSVPGSPAPSSGSTPSSTSRITVGFNMGLLFSFVSVASLMGL; encoded by the coding sequence ATGGCTACCATTGCGAAATCTGGGATCTGGGTTTTGGTGGTAGTGGTGGGTTTGATAGTTTCACCTAGTGAATCTCTAACCTGCTCGTCTCAGAAATTCACAAACAAGTCCTTCGATAGTTGCAGTGACCTCCCAAAGCTAGGTGCCTACCTTCACTGGACATACAATGCGTCCAATTCAACACTCTCCATGGCTTTCTTAGCTAAACCACCACAAGCCGATGGGTGGGTCGCATGGGCTATCAACCCAACCTCCACAAAAATGGCTGGGTCCCAAGCTCTCTTAGCTTACAAATCCAACGGCGCCACTCCAACGGTCAAAGAATACAACATCACCTCTTACAACTTCGCTTCCTCCGGTACCAAGTTGACGTACGAGGTTTCCGATGTGAGTGCCGAGGAAACCGGTGGCACGATCACCATCTTCGCTAAGTGGAAGTTGCCTGAGAAAATTGAGAAGATTAACCAAGTTTGGCAAGTGGGTCCTGTTTCACAAGGTTTACCTGGGATCCATGCTACCAAGGGTGATAATATTTTGTCTTTTGAGGCCCTAAAGTTGGCGGGGTCAGGTGGGTCCAACTCTCCTACTGCTAGTCCTGCACCTGGACCTGGGTCGAGTTCGGTTCCTGGATCTCCTGCACCCAGCAGTGGGTCTACCCCAAGTTCAACTTCAAGAATTACTGTTGGTTTCAACATGGGTTTGTTGTTTTCGTTTGTGAGTGTTGCTAGTTTGATGGGTCTCTGA